Proteins found in one Schistocerca serialis cubense isolate TAMUIC-IGC-003099 chromosome 5, iqSchSeri2.2, whole genome shotgun sequence genomic segment:
- the LOC126481400 gene encoding acanthoscurrin-2-like: MKGLCVAALVLVISSEALGGYISSGGGGGWRGGGGGGYGGGGFGGGSFGGGGYSKGGGGFGGGGFGGGGYGGGGHGGGGGFGGGGGGGPTIIKIIKLSGGGGGGGYGGGGGFGGGGKGGFGGGGFGGGGYGGGGGGYGGGGHGGGGGWRVSSGGWSGGGGGWNGGGGGGGWW; encoded by the exons ATGAAG GGGCTGTGTGTGGCAGCGCTGGTCCTTGTGATCAGCTCCGAGGCGCTGGGAG GGTATATCagcagcggaggcggcggcggctggagaggtggtggcggcggaggttaTGGAGGGGGTGGTTTTGGCGGGGGCAGTTTCGGCGGGGGCGGTTACAGTAAGGGAGGTGGTGGCTTCGGAGGAGGTGGCTTCGGAGGAGGTGGCTACGGAGGCGGTGGacacggaggcggcggcggcttcggaggcggcggtggcggcggccccACCATCATCAAGATCATCAAGCTGAGCGGAGGCGGTGGCGGCGGAGGCTACGGAGGTGGTGGTGGTTTCGGAGGGGGCGGCAAGGGAGGCTTCGGAGGCGGTGGCTTCGGAGGCGGAGGctacggaggcggcggcggcggatacGGAGGCGGCGGACACGGGGGTGGCGGCGGATggagggtcagcagcggtggctggtccggcggcggcggcggatggaacggcggcggcggcggcg